The sequence TCGTCTCACATGTGGAGCAACCCGAGCAGGCCGATCACAATCAGATAAATCGCCACGATAAAGCTAAGCAACCGGGGCACAATCAGGATCAAAATCCCGGCGATCAGAGAGACCAAAGGTGAGAGCGTAACAGCAATCAGGGCCACAATTGGGGAGAAGGCGAGGGTCATGGTGGAATGGATAAAGATTGTCTTTAAGTCACAACGGACCGGTATCCGGGTCAAGCCGGACGCCGCAGAATGGCTTTGCTCAGCATGGCGTGATAGACATTGCCCAGCCCTGAGGGTCAGGGCCTTCCGGCCCATTCCCGTTGACGACATCCCATGATTGCTATCTCGGCAAACGTCGGATAGGCAAGGTCGGTGCCTGCCCTTAATTACGCTTCAGCCCCTGCAAAAACGCGGCTGCTCCTGGTTTACGGCCTGGGCGGTTTTGCCATGAACCTGACGAATCTGGTCATGTCGCAGTGGCTTTACGAGCGGTACGTCGTCGAGGGCGTACTCGCAGCTTCCACCTTTGCAATCCTTCTTCTCGCCGGGCGCTTGACCGACGCATTTTCCGATCCCCTCATCGCTTTCTGGACGGATAACCTGAGGACCCGGTACGGCCGCCGGCTTCCCTTTCTGCGTTGGGGCACCGGCCCGTTTGCCCTGGCCTGCGTGTTGCTCTGGACGCCGCCCGTAACCCTCGATCCTGCCGGGCGCACCCTCTACGCGTTCGTTGTTACCCAGTTTTATTTTCTCATGTACGGGCTGGTGATTACCCCCTACCTGGCGCTTCTGCCAGAACTTTTGGTGGATCAGCGTGACCGCCTTAATCTGACCACCGCACAATCGACCGCGGCCCTGGCCGGCACCCTCTCTTTCGCCTTGACCGGCGCGGTCCTGCAGGCTGGCGGCTACGGGGCGATAGCCTTGATGCTCGCCGCCGGCGTGGTCATCTCTTTCTTGCCCGCAGCTTTTACTCTGCGCGAATCGGAGGCACGCACCAGCACGGCGCCCGCCGGTCTGAGAGAGTTTCCCCGCTGGTTAGGGCAAGGACTCAGGAATACGGATTTCCACCCGCTCCTGGCCGCCACGTCTCTTTTCTGGTTCGGCCTGAACCTGATCCTGATGCTTGTCCCACGGCTGGTTCAGGAGCAGTTGCACGCACCCCCGGGCGCCGTAACCCTGGTGATGCTGCCCTTTATCGGGGTGAACCTGATCGGGTTTTTCATCTGCAACGGGCTGGCCAAGCGCATCGGACCGCACCGCTGTTTCACGGGCGCCCTTCTGCTGGCCGGCTTGGAGTTTCCGCTCTTTGGGGTGTGCGGTCGGCTTCTGCCCGGCTTGGCCAGCGCACAAATCGTGGCCGCGCTGGCCGCGCTGCCGGCCGCCGGGTTTGCCGTACTCCCGTTTGCCTTGCTCGCCGAGGTTATTGACCGCGATGCCAAACGATCCGGCTACCACCGGGAGGCGCTTTATTTCGGTGTGCAGGCGATCTTTCAGAAGAGTGCCATCGGGTTGTCGGTGGTTGCGTTTGCGTGGATTCAGGCCAACCATTACGGGCTTGTCCTGGTAAGTTTGCTGGCCGGCGTGGCCTGTGGCCTCGCCGGGGGCATTTATGGCTGGGCAACGTTGCGCCGTGCCCGCCTTTGACGGCGATGCGATTGAGCGGTGCGGTTTGGAAGACTCGTCTTGATTGGCGCCGGATCCGTGATTCAGTGTCGGGCGTGCACTGGACCAAGGGCACCAACGCG comes from Verrucomicrobiota bacterium and encodes:
- a CDS encoding MFS transporter, yielding MPALNYASAPAKTRLLLVYGLGGFAMNLTNLVMSQWLYERYVVEGVLAASTFAILLLAGRLTDAFSDPLIAFWTDNLRTRYGRRLPFLRWGTGPFALACVLLWTPPVTLDPAGRTLYAFVVTQFYFLMYGLVITPYLALLPELLVDQRDRLNLTTAQSTAALAGTLSFALTGAVLQAGGYGAIALMLAAGVVISFLPAAFTLRESEARTSTAPAGLREFPRWLGQGLRNTDFHPLLAATSLFWFGLNLILMLVPRLVQEQLHAPPGAVTLVMLPFIGVNLIGFFICNGLAKRIGPHRCFTGALLLAGLEFPLFGVCGRLLPGLASAQIVAALAALPAAGFAVLPFALLAEVIDRDAKRSGYHREALYFGVQAIFQKSAIGLSVVAFAWIQANHYGLVLVSLLAGVACGLAGGIYGWATLRRARL
- a CDS encoding DUF3096 domain-containing protein, which gives rise to MTLAFSPIVALIAVTLSPLVSLIAGILILIVPRLLSFIVAIYLIVIGLLGLLHM